From Streptomyces sp. NBC_00370, a single genomic window includes:
- the fabG gene encoding 3-oxoacyl-[acyl-carrier-protein] reductase, producing the protein MSRSVLVTGGNRGIGLAIARAFADNGDKVAVTYRTGEPSAELVKSGCLPVRCDITDAEQVEQAYKEIEEKHGPVEVLVANAGITKDQLLMRMSEEDFTSVLDTNLTGTFRVVKRANRAMLRAKKGRVVLISSVVGLLGSAGQANYAASKAGLVGFARSLARELGSRNITFNVVSPGFVDTDMTKVLSDEQRAGIVSQVPLGRYAQPEEIAATVRFLASDDASYITGAVIPVDGGLGMGH; encoded by the coding sequence TTGAGCCGCTCGGTTCTCGTCACCGGAGGAAACCGGGGCATCGGCCTCGCCATCGCCCGCGCCTTCGCCGACAACGGCGACAAGGTCGCCGTCACGTACCGCACCGGCGAACCGTCGGCCGAGCTCGTGAAGTCGGGCTGCCTGCCCGTACGTTGCGACATCACCGACGCCGAACAGGTGGAGCAGGCATACAAAGAGATCGAGGAGAAGCACGGTCCCGTCGAGGTGCTGGTGGCCAACGCCGGTATCACGAAGGACCAGTTGCTGATGCGGATGAGTGAGGAGGACTTCACCTCCGTCCTCGACACGAACCTCACCGGCACCTTCCGCGTCGTCAAGCGCGCCAACCGCGCGATGCTGCGGGCCAAGAAGGGCCGGGTCGTCCTGATCTCGTCCGTCGTGGGGCTGCTCGGCTCGGCCGGGCAGGCCAACTACGCCGCCTCCAAGGCCGGTCTCGTCGGTTTCGCCCGCTCGCTCGCCCGCGAGCTGGGTTCGCGCAACATCACCTTCAACGTCGTGTCGCCGGGCTTCGTCGACACCGACATGACGAAGGTGCTCAGCGACGAGCAGCGGGCGGGCATCGTCTCGCAGGTGCCGCTCGGCCGCTACGCGCAGCCGGAGGAGATCGCCGCGACGGTGCGGTTCCTCGCCTCCGACGACGCCTCGTACATCACTGGAGCCGTCATTCCCGTTGACGGCGGATTGGGCATGGGTCACTGA
- a CDS encoding TldD/PmbA family protein, whose amino-acid sequence MPHEVDQSFLALPLRALADAALARARALGADHADFRFERVRSAAWRLRDAKPAGSADSTDVGYAVRVVHGGAWGFASGVDLSMDAAARVAGQAVAMAKLSAKVIAAAGSDERVELADEPVHAEKTWVSAYDIDPFTVPDEDKSGLLAEWSARLLRADGVTHVDASLLTVHENKFYADTAGTVTTQQRVRLHPQLTAVAVDEKSGEFDSMRTIAPPVGRGWEYLTGTGWDWDGELERIPGLLAEKMRAPSVEAGTYDLVVDPSNLWLTIHESIGHATELDRALGYEAAYAGTSFATFDQLGKLAYGSSVMNVTGDRTAEHGLATIGYDDEGVEGQSWDLVKDGTLVGYQLDRRIAKLTGFDRSNGCAYADSPGHVPVQRMANVSLAADPGGLGTDDLIGGVERGIYVVGDRSWSIDMQRYNFQFTGQRFFRIENGKLAGQLRDVAYQAMTTDFWGSMEAVGGPQTYVLGGAFNCGKAQPGQVAAVSHGCPSALFRGVNILNTTQEAGR is encoded by the coding sequence GTGCCCCATGAGGTAGATCAGTCGTTTCTGGCCCTGCCGCTGAGGGCGCTGGCCGACGCGGCGCTCGCCAGGGCCCGTGCGCTCGGCGCCGACCACGCCGACTTCCGGTTCGAGCGGGTACGCAGCGCCGCCTGGCGGCTGCGGGACGCCAAGCCGGCCGGTTCGGCGGACTCGACGGACGTCGGGTACGCGGTCCGTGTCGTGCACGGCGGCGCCTGGGGGTTCGCCTCCGGTGTCGACCTGTCGATGGACGCGGCGGCCCGGGTGGCCGGCCAGGCGGTGGCGATGGCGAAGCTGTCGGCGAAGGTGATCGCGGCGGCGGGTTCCGACGAGCGGGTGGAGCTGGCGGACGAGCCGGTGCACGCCGAGAAGACGTGGGTGTCGGCGTACGACATCGATCCGTTCACGGTGCCCGACGAGGACAAGAGCGGGCTGCTCGCCGAGTGGAGCGCCCGGCTGCTGCGCGCCGACGGCGTCACGCATGTGGACGCCTCGCTGCTGACCGTGCACGAGAACAAGTTCTACGCGGACACCGCGGGCACCGTCACGACGCAGCAGCGGGTGCGGCTGCATCCGCAGCTCACGGCGGTCGCCGTGGACGAGAAGAGCGGCGAGTTCGACTCGATGCGCACCATCGCCCCGCCGGTCGGCAGGGGCTGGGAGTATCTGACCGGGACGGGCTGGGACTGGGACGGCGAGCTGGAGCGCATCCCGGGACTGCTCGCCGAGAAGATGCGCGCGCCGAGCGTCGAGGCGGGGACGTACGACCTTGTCGTCGACCCGTCCAACCTGTGGCTGACGATCCATGAGTCGATCGGTCACGCCACCGAGCTGGACCGGGCGCTGGGCTACGAAGCGGCCTACGCGGGCACCTCGTTCGCCACCTTCGACCAGCTGGGGAAGCTGGCGTACGGCTCGTCGGTGATGAATGTGACGGGCGACAGGACCGCCGAGCACGGGCTCGCCACGATCGGGTACGACGACGAGGGCGTCGAGGGCCAGTCGTGGGACCTGGTGAAGGACGGCACGCTCGTCGGGTACCAGCTGGACCGCAGGATCGCGAAGCTCACCGGCTTCGACCGCTCCAACGGCTGCGCGTACGCCGACTCCCCCGGCCATGTGCCGGTGCAGCGGATGGCGAACGTGTCGCTGGCGGCCGATCCGGGCGGGCTCGGCACGGACGATCTGATCGGCGGGGTCGAGCGCGGGATCTATGTGGTCGGTGACCGTTCGTGGTCCATCGACATGCAGCGCTACAACTTCCAGTTCACCGGGCAGCGGTTCTTCCGCATCGAGAACGGCAAGCTGGCGGGCCAGCTGCGCGACGTGGCCTACCAGGCGATGACCACCGACTTCTGGGGCTCGATGGAGGCGGTCGGCGGACCGCAGACGTATGTCCTCGGCGGTGCCTTCAACTGCGGCAAGGCCCAGCCGGGCCAGGTGGCCGCGGTCTCGCACGGCTGCCCCTCGGCGCTGTTCCGCGGCGTGAACATCCTCAACACCACGCAGGAGGCAGGGCGATGA
- a CDS encoding metallopeptidase TldD-related protein produces the protein MKAATSGVSKPHEIVERALGLSTADGCVVIAEEHSSANLRWAGNALTTNGVTRGRTLTVIATVDGAEGTASGVVSRSAVTADDLEPLVRAAEAAARGAGPAEDATPLVAAGEASGDFTDAPVETTSAVFADFAPALGEAFARARAGGRELYGFANHELSSAYLGTSTGVRLRHDQPNGTLELNAKSPDRTRSAWAGRATRDFKDVDPGALDAELAKRLAWAERKIDLPAGRYETLLPPTAVADLLIYQLWSAAARDAVEGRTVFSRPGGGTRVGETLSELPLTLRSDPDEPGLESAPFVLAHASGDDASVFDNGLPLSATDWVKDGRLEHLVTTRHSAALTGLPVAPGIGNLVLDGGGERSLDEMVAATERGLLLTCLWYIREVDPATLLLTGLTRDGVYLVENGEVVGEVNNFRFNESPVGLLSRATEAGRTEKTLPREWGDYFTRAAMPALRIPDFNMSSVSQGV, from the coding sequence ATGAAGGCAGCCACGAGCGGCGTCAGCAAGCCGCACGAGATCGTCGAGCGCGCTCTCGGCCTGTCGACGGCCGACGGGTGTGTGGTCATCGCCGAGGAGCACTCGTCGGCCAACCTCCGCTGGGCGGGCAACGCGCTCACCACCAACGGGGTCACCCGCGGCCGTACGCTCACCGTCATCGCGACCGTGGACGGCGCCGAGGGCACCGCCTCCGGTGTCGTCTCGCGCTCCGCGGTGACCGCCGACGACCTGGAGCCGCTGGTACGGGCCGCCGAGGCGGCGGCGCGCGGCGCGGGTCCCGCCGAGGACGCCACCCCGCTCGTCGCCGCGGGAGAGGCCTCGGGCGACTTCACGGACGCGCCCGTCGAGACGACGTCAGCGGTCTTCGCCGACTTCGCGCCCGCCCTCGGCGAGGCCTTCGCGCGGGCCCGCGCGGGCGGCCGTGAGCTGTACGGCTTCGCCAACCACGAGCTGTCGTCGGCCTACCTCGGTACGTCGACGGGCGTACGGCTACGGCACGACCAGCCCAACGGCACGCTGGAGCTGAACGCCAAGTCGCCCGACCGCACCCGCTCCGCCTGGGCGGGCCGCGCCACCCGCGACTTCAAGGACGTCGACCCGGGAGCGCTCGACGCCGAGCTGGCCAAGCGGCTGGCCTGGGCCGAGCGGAAGATCGACCTGCCGGCGGGCCGGTACGAGACGCTGCTGCCGCCGACCGCCGTGGCCGACCTGCTGATCTACCAGCTCTGGTCGGCCGCCGCGCGCGACGCGGTCGAGGGCCGTACGGTCTTCTCCCGCCCCGGCGGCGGCACCCGCGTCGGGGAGACGCTCTCCGAGCTGCCGCTGACACTGCGCAGCGACCCGGACGAGCCCGGCCTGGAGTCGGCGCCGTTCGTGCTGGCGCACGCCTCGGGCGACGACGCCTCGGTCTTCGACAACGGTCTGCCGCTGTCGGCGACGGACTGGGTCAAGGACGGCCGTCTGGAACACCTGGTCACCACCCGGCACAGCGCGGCGCTGACCGGGCTGCCCGTGGCGCCCGGCATCGGCAATCTGGTGCTGGACGGCGGCGGTGAGCGCTCGCTGGACGAGATGGTCGCCGCCACGGAGCGCGGGCTGCTGCTGACGTGCCTGTGGTACATCCGCGAGGTCGATCCGGCGACGCTGCTGCTGACCGGGCTGACCAGGGACGGGGTGTATCTCGTCGAGAACGGCGAGGTCGTCGGCGAGGTGAACAACTTCCGGTTCAACGAGTCGCCGGTCGGTCTGCTGTCGCGGGCCACCGAGGCGGGCCGTACCGAGAAGACGCTGCCGCGTGAATGGGGGGACTACTTCACCCGGGCGGCGATGCCCGCCCTGCGGATCCCCGATTTCAACATGAGCTCGGTCAGCCAGGGGGTGTGA
- the tyrS gene encoding tyrosine--tRNA ligase gives MTDIVDELQWRGLIAVSTDEDALRKAFADGPVTVYCGFDPTAPSLHLGNLVQILTIRRLQQAGHRPLALVGGATGLIGDPKPTAERTLNAPETVADWVERVKGQIEPFLSFEGPNAATMVNNLDWTSGLSAIEFLRDIGKYFRVNKMIAKEAVARRLNSDQGISYTEFSYQILQGMDFLKLFQEYGCTMQTGGSDQWGNLTAGIDLIHRVEGASAHALATPLITKADGTKFGKTEGGAIWLDPEMTTPYAFYQFWLNADDRDISKFLRIFSFASRTEIEELEELTRERPQARAAQRALAEELTTLVHGAEQCAAVVAASRALFGQGQLDELDDATLSAALSEVPRATVAELGPVVDLFTEVGLAPSKSAARRTVKEGGAYVNNVKVADAEAVPDRAELLNGRWLVLRRGKKNLAAIEVRDEVTGG, from the coding sequence GTGACGGACATCGTCGACGAGCTTCAGTGGCGCGGCCTGATCGCCGTATCCACTGACGAGGACGCGTTGCGCAAGGCGTTCGCGGACGGCCCCGTCACGGTCTATTGCGGTTTCGACCCCACGGCGCCGAGCCTGCATCTGGGCAACCTGGTGCAGATCCTCACCATCCGGCGGCTCCAGCAGGCGGGCCACCGCCCGCTGGCGCTGGTGGGCGGGGCGACCGGGCTGATCGGTGACCCCAAGCCCACGGCGGAGCGGACGCTGAACGCGCCCGAGACCGTCGCCGACTGGGTCGAGCGGGTCAAGGGGCAGATCGAGCCGTTCCTCTCGTTCGAGGGTCCCAACGCGGCGACCATGGTGAACAACCTGGACTGGACGTCGGGGCTCTCCGCGATCGAGTTCCTGCGCGACATCGGCAAGTACTTCCGGGTCAACAAGATGATCGCGAAGGAGGCGGTGGCGCGCCGGCTCAACTCCGACCAGGGCATCAGCTACACGGAGTTCAGCTACCAGATCCTCCAGGGCATGGACTTCCTGAAGCTGTTCCAGGAGTACGGCTGCACGATGCAGACCGGCGGCAGCGACCAGTGGGGCAATCTGACGGCCGGTATCGACCTGATCCACCGGGTCGAGGGCGCTTCGGCACACGCGCTGGCCACTCCGCTGATCACCAAGGCGGACGGCACGAAGTTCGGCAAGACCGAGGGCGGCGCCATCTGGCTCGACCCGGAGATGACGACGCCGTACGCCTTCTACCAGTTCTGGCTGAACGCCGACGACCGGGACATCTCCAAGTTCCTGCGGATCTTCAGCTTCGCCTCGCGCACGGAGATCGAGGAGCTGGAGGAGCTGACCCGGGAGCGCCCGCAGGCGCGCGCAGCGCAGCGGGCGCTGGCCGAGGAGCTGACGACGCTGGTGCACGGCGCCGAGCAGTGCGCCGCCGTGGTGGCCGCCTCCCGTGCGCTGTTCGGGCAGGGGCAGCTCGACGAGCTGGACGACGCGACGCTGAGCGCGGCGCTCTCCGAGGTGCCGAGGGCGACCGTGGCCGAACTCGGCCCGGTGGTGGACCTCTTCACCGAGGTGGGTCTCGCGCCGAGCAAGTCGGCCGCGCGGCGCACCGTCAAGGAGGGCGGGGCGTACGTGAACAACGTGAAGGTGGCGGACGCCGAGGCCGTACCCGACCGTGCGGAGCTGCTGAACGGCCGGTGGCTGGTGCTGCGCAGGGGCAAGAAGAACCTGGCGGCGATCGAGGTACGTGACGAGGTCACGGGCGGCTGA
- a CDS encoding GlsB/YeaQ/YmgE family stress response membrane protein has protein sequence MNWLWIIIVGLVLGLLAKAIIPGKQRIPLWLTVVFGILGSLLGNAAAGWFGVADTKGIDWTRHVLQLIGAVLVVFVGDMIWNSIRGNRRQRA, from the coding sequence ATGAACTGGTTGTGGATCATCATCGTGGGCCTGGTGCTGGGTCTGCTCGCCAAGGCGATCATCCCCGGCAAGCAGCGGATCCCGCTCTGGCTGACCGTCGTCTTCGGCATCCTCGGCAGCCTTCTCGGCAACGCGGCCGCAGGCTGGTTCGGCGTCGCCGACACCAAGGGCATCGACTGGACCCGGCACGTGCTCCAGCTGATCGGCGCCGTCCTCGTCGTCTTCGTCGGCGACATGATCTGGAACTCGATCAGAGGCAACCGGCGACAGCGCGCCTGA